The DNA segment ggccttcccgatcggtcatcatcttcaatggaaaatttacttcttttggagcttgcagtccaatttttcacggtcgcatacgaaggatattgatcaccaagggtattaagcatatcttcgtaaatgtgcttacctcttaacccttttaaatacaggtacttgatgatgactcgatactccgATTTTTCGAGttttacaatttcggtggacatcttctttcttttaatttattgcgtaactctgctttacttttttgacctcaaacttcacactgacacttctaatgagtaattgttcgttgctatggtaacgcaatattttttttatgcatggaactgatccaggctaactagatatcaatacatcctcgtatattgaatttaaaataataaattcatatttCAGAAATTAATAAAACCTATCCTTCATTTCCAGGACTATTCGAAAATCTGTGAGATTATCCAGAGAAACTGTAACCTTCGCAGATTTAATGGAGATGGGAACTACTCAGGAAGTTATGGATATGATAGTTTCCACGGCGCACCTGGTCATCAAGGACCTCCAGGTTGGCCAGGACCTCCTGGTCGACCAGGACGTCCTGGCCACGATGGACTACCCGGAGCTCCCGGACCACGTGGACTACCAGGGATACCATCCCCTCCAGGAGACTATTGGTACTCTAGAAGAAATGAAAACAGTAGGAGTACATTCTCAATTAATTTCTGTATATCAAACTGCTCGTCCAAAGTTATTAAGGATATTAATGTTTTCTCaagatattttcatatttttcgtttcattttaatatttttttctattacaTAAACGATTATAGAcactttttttggttttttgtgAAGCAAGTTTTCATCGGGTTTtataatttgtatttttttgtttgattttttgtttattgATTTTTATGTGTCaagtttccatggccaaccgattgcTTTCATAAAAGTAAATGGAGTATACAATAACAACGTCATATTTTGACTGACAGTATCATTTAAAAGTTCAATTTCTCTTCTGCCGGAGGGAAATGGGTTGCTATGTGATAGATGACAACCGTAACTAGCCGCATTTTCCATTAATCACTTAATTATAACAATTGTAAATCAATCTAATACGAAGATCGCTATCCCGattattataaatttcaaaACGCTTGAAAGTAAAATACCCAACTTTGAAGTCTGAAGTTATTGAAAAATAGTTTTAAAATATTATATAGACCTTCTAATACGTTTTCGTAGTTTTGTATATTAAATTTATTTCACAAGGAACACATCGTGCAAGTGGCTCCAAAGGAGAAAAAGGATACGTTATTATGGGATCGGATGGAAGTCCTGGCCCTATTGGACCTCCTGGATATCCTGGACCTCCTGGACCACCAGGTCTTCCAGGGGTTCCTGGAACCCATTGCTGTAAGTTGTTTATTGATAGAAATGGTGAAAACCGAAAGTAATAAATAGTTTGGTATATTCGAAGACCATATGATAGTGGTACTACCGTAAAATATACCACGTGTACAAAACGAAATTTTTACAAGAAACGCATGATCTCTGTCGTGAAAAATCCTCCTAATTAATTTCcttagcaaagattatagagtagaaagatgggaaacgaggcgactaaagcgatttgagcgccatctgtgtgtcacgcgtgtttttaagacgctaggactggttaaaatattaatttgagtgccatttgcagaaatttatgaaattttttcagatgtcaattttgatcgaagaggttttgaatgttttgattctcattccgcttttcgtttatctggctcgttctagttgctgatttttgaattttttgtcttatttcttggtgaaaacatcaaaatattgttcgaaaattattgaatggtgaagaacggtggatcaaataataaaatgtattttacgtgatttgagtttttcactcaactaaggaaaatggaagcgtaagtattaaaagtcgtaacatgtgaatcggtcatacattgattctaattttcagtgctccgaagtggatgaaattctcagagctTGTAGACAATTAATTCAGCAaaactactaactacaccatgtgcaaggaacattttactgcaggtcaattgagaactgttcatagacgtaaattgttgtatgcagaaagcatcccttgcatgaactgCCTATTAAGGGAAAATGATGATCTTtgtaggtccattcaatgattctcaattgctactctttcaatatattcagaaatgcagaggttttattgatttccatttgggaaccgagtgactgtcaaattgctgtttagaaagtcaaagttttatgaaacctgctgtgagggtttttttcattcattaatcaatttgtaaattgtgtcatgaagagaccatatcataaggaaatcataaaaaaggcACCAAGAAAATATACTGACAcccaggtcttgcatatgtctgtaaggttttttttatgattggttctgaaaattctttgaataatacctacatatgtaagtaactcgaatatgtatgctatgatggtatgttgaatattggttcattaATTcggaacaacctattgtacagaaacaacaccttcgacgtatagcagatcaccatatactttagtgtcctagttaaagcttcatttattgcccactatttcaatttttgtaaattttttatgaattgcacataaacatatagcacatccagcagcgtttttcgttgatatcaattgattccaaacaatgtttagatgaaaactaacatcctgatcacaaagcaaaaccatacttttgttttgtcgctcaggatgtttgttttctgatagaaacaagaacaatattggaatgcaatatgagaaatagaattcgaatttcgcgcccctcaattaaaaaacagaaaactgttatcaaaaagttttcctgtattgacagtgcgtttttagcgccatctcattgtcacgcgtgttttcactggccaaaatgtagtcggtttttagtactagcgatatgagggcgtttcctatctttctactctataatcctTGTTCCTTAGATTAATAGAAAAAATTTCtatgttcattttcaattccTGTGGAGCGGCCATCTGAGATTTATGAAtttaaacagaaaaaaaatcgaCAACCATGAGTAAAATGAATGATGATAATGATAACATGAAGAAACTGATATTTTGAAGTgatcctataccatttttaacTCAATCAATTATGTTACTGAATCTACCATTTTTCCAGTCTGTGGAAATGAGGTGTTACCGAGAACAATGACCAATAAAGGTTCTTACCAATATAATGATTTTGGCCTAAAGGGTTGGCCTAGTGTGGTTCGGAGTTGTCTATGTAAGGGAGCTCCTGGCGAGCCAGGAGAAATAGGACCTGTGGGTGCTGTGGGAAAATCTGGACTTCCTGGTTTGAAAGGAGTGAAAGGTGACGCTGGGATTGCTGGCGAAAAGGGAGAAAAGGGCGACAAAGGTCTCAAGGGGGAAATAGGACCACCAGCAATTCCAGGTATGAAAGGTGACAGTGCAGATCTCCACAGAGAAAATTTGGTGGAGGGTGAGCACTTTTTATTTACTTAACAACAAAAGGCTAGAATTTTCATATGGTTCTTGACACTAATCAGTTAAAACTGCATACAATTGTAGAAAATTTTAGTTAACCCGTAATCTAAATTGCAGATTTTAAGGCGGTTGGATTGCAATGCGATAATAAGATCTATACGTCACTACAACGTCCACAGCTCGCTATTTACAGAGTTCTTACGCCGAAATCTGGGATGACCAGTATCTGATGGGTATCTTCCTCACTTCTATACAATTTTCTAGTACAAagcattttttttagtttctacAAGACCCGTTCTCATTAAGTGCCTCCTGAGGTAGCAATGCCTTATAAGAAATCGAGTAAGGAGGTGCAGCATAATCTTGTTAAGTCCAGATACCCCTTAGATGTAGTGTTGAAGTCTCAGAGAAATATTTCGGAATGATCTATCCTCAGAAAATTCCGCCAGAGTGTATTTTCTGCCTTCTGTTTTGTACGTTCATGTCTGTTGGCcatttcctttgattccagagtgtCATGTAACCTCCTGAAAAAACTTTCTTATTCTTGCCTGTTGGTTGAGTTTTCTTTGGTCCTCCTATACCCTGATGAAGTGGTAAGGGAATTATTTCTTGGCCAACCGattgcttttataaaagtgaatggagtatatgttttCGGTTTTTCATTGATCGATTCCgatacttttttatttattatattatttttttcagatgTTAAAGGTAGGAGTGGTACTGGATTCGTTCCTCTACTCAAGAAATGATATAGGTACTTAATTATTAATAATTTGACAATAGTGAGGTTTGAATTTCTAATAAAatttgacaactttttgttgctttattgaaatattttacatAATATGATTTCCAAGAGTCCCTAAATATTCTGACTGAAGAATCCAAATTAGGGTTCCCAGCAATACTACTCCCTACTACTACATCCGAAAGATGGAGTCTctaaaaaattcgtcaagaacaAACGGTTGCActgatttcgatgaaatttcgagatttatcacaaaaagagatgctcttttagaatattagTCACACTTAAATCTAGGTTGATTGTGTttcgaaatttgaccttcgaaaaatcttgaaaaagatgggttcagttaaaaattcgtcaagaccgaacggttgcgccgagatggatgacattttcagatttattactaaaagagttgctctttcagaaaatgtatcacattttcatctacggttactttttttgagagataaatgactcgaaatctgaccttcgaaaaatcctgaaaaagctgggttcagttaaaaattcgtcaagaccgaacggttgcacctagatggatgaaattctcagatttattatcaAAAGTTTTTTCAGTTCAATATGGAATTTCATCAAGTAGGTATCGACAACCTTGACTATTCATTCCATCGAAGAATATAGCCAGACTTTTAGCAGAGGCAAACAGCTTTTAGTTTCTATAATGGAGGGTATTCTCCATAGTTTCTATAAAGTTATTCATAACTTGGAATTGGCATAATTTTTTCCGACTTGTAGCGTAAAATTCGCATAAATTACTACAGAAACAGTGTATATTAAACTTAATACAGTAACTTGATGGGAAAGTTGAAAGACAATCTTCCGAATCAACTGAAGTATTCGATGCATTTGACCCAAAATAACCGTCGTAATTCTTGAAGAGAAATTACATCATGCGCATCTGCTGGAAATGTTTTTTCTGGACTGCTAATGTTGCTCCTTCATGGTTTGCACGCAGAAGTAATGTGCTTCTGCTTGTTTAAAATAAGAATCACGTTCGCCATCGTATTGCCATCTGAATGACAGATAATTGCGCTTAATAATGGTCTTTAACAGTTAACTTTATtactattttccaaaatattatgcAGATGGGATGTTCTGATTCAATTCAACACTCTTGTTAATCATATGATGCTCCTGGTTATGGTCGTATCTTGAAATCGATTTAAAGGataatattattaatttatgTACTCTGATTATTACAAGATTTTATGGATATCGTTAGCAAATGAAAGAAGATTGgtaacatattttttatttttttaaaatatggTGAAAATCTACATGCTACTGTTGTTGTACGATGATAGTCACCATCCTGTTGAAGACGTAGCTATCAGAGGTAAAATGATATGCAGGAAATATCCTGAAAAACACCCTTTTCCCCAGCCGTTATCGATGGAGTTCGAGACTCGAGTTTAACGGAATTTCTAATAACGCTTCCAGCTCAAAGGTGAATTTAATAAGCCGAATGTTCCGCCTCTTTCAATTTCCTCAGTTCCTTTCGAAATTAGACACACGAACGGAAAGGAATCTTTTCATAAAACGGATTAGTCCGTCTATTTCTCCTCTTCTATTCGTAGTTTGGAGAAAAATTTGGGGAAAAGAGGAATTACTCCACTTGAAAACGACCCTGGTTTCAGTATTTTGACAAGAATCTCAGAGTATCAATTACTACATGATTTTGACATAAGATATTTGAGATCAAGAGTTTCGTTATCACggaagcatcttcaggtggtgAAAAtaagtaccggtagattcgggtgacttgggacagtcctgtaacttgggacaattaccccccttgcaaatttctttgtttcttaccatttatgagtgaagggacaaacttataagattgtgtagcgtcttttgggttagtttaacaattaattccagttgagtttgccgtgactagtttgaattgacaggaaaaattaacgaattcaggagagtaaaagcgcgtttttatctcccttatactttctagtgtcctgtacatgggtttcactttgtgcatgtgtaattttttttctggatacgtgggatattagatatgtcatgaaacaaggttgtttgcaaatcaaacggcaactcggatctcattcatttattttgttgtttcttaGGGTGACTTGAGACAATGCCAAATAGATActagcggcgcattggcagcaggaaatatgccgatttttcgcaggatattattatttatgttatttccacaaagaaatcaccaaagaatgaaagaaatcaaagtttccttgttttgtttagtttttttacatttgagttacaatatatttactttcgttGTAATAGGtgtttatcattcaatttctttagcgaatttcaactatataatcacaaattctaatttttcaaaactatacaccgtcccaagtcacctatttcattcgaAAGTTGAGAAAtaaatagattttaacttgtgtcccaagcctcccaaatcggtgggtgacttgggacaagtatattttatttttttcaaaatttatatccgtaTACTGAAGCATGGTATAAATCCTAATccatagtctgagtcattaagcatattcgaacctctttttaaGATGAAAATATGTCactgttttgaaaatatgacaagtttaattcaacaatcgtcccaagtcacccgaatctacggtagtgTAGTGTAAACTGATTAAATAATTTATGTTAGTGAAAAACATGTAGCCTTTtagttcaattcaaattttcattaattcaatATGTTGACTTTCTTGTAATGTGACAAATTGGCACAGTGATTCTTTATTTCCATAAAGGGTGGTATCGTGTTTCACCACTTTCGGACCATcctataaaaacaaaattatttcagcttattcGCTAATTAGAGTCGATTCGCCCAAAGTTTGCATTATCCTTCTAGCCTAGTCCGAAAAATGTGTAAGAGTTGTTGACTCACCGTGTATAATTTAGAAGTGATACTTATTTTTGAAATGCTATCGAAAGCATGCATTTTTTCGAGTTGTTACAAGTCTAACCATTTCATCCTTATAATAGAGAAAGAGTTGTGGAttttgtgcgttaatttttactCACTCTATACCTATTGGTAGCTGTTGAGCCATATGAGCATCAGAAAGATGGTTGTTTCGAAATACTGAGCATATTTTATAGTGGCACTGGATAATAGAGAtgtaataatttcaattcagaaaGTTTGTTTTTGTCAGGTTCTCGGGAAGGTTCACCTAAAACGTGAAAGAGGAAGGATAATTTAGATTTATTTGAGATAAAGCTGGCCTCACACTGATGCTTGAACAAATGATTATTTAAATGCCCAAACCCAAAACATTGAAATAATGGGTAGCCTTCTTTCACTCCATACCTAGCACCTAATAATGCAACGACTGTGGAGAATTCTGTGAACTATGAATAAATGTTTTCCTAAGAATGAACTCTGCTTTCTCACCTTGTTTATCCGCGAACAATGACACAAGCCATGGGTCCCTAAATTGTTTTCATTCGtcgtcaaaaaaaaacattacacTTTCTATGACGACAGTATTCGAATAATGAAATGGAGATGGGATTGAAACGCAACGCGAGCCAGAAAAAACTACTACGACTTCGCATACTACGCATAATTCTCATATTACAAGCCTAGACGTGGAGGGTAATATCTGTCAACGTAGGGCTGCCATGCGGAGGTCTACCAGAAGGTCTACAAGAAAGTCCCTTCTCATCTCCCCAACACCATCGTAATTTACAACCACGTTGCCGTCTAGAAGTGTAGAACTTCTTTCTATTGGCTTCTTTTATGAAGCAATTGACTTTGAGTTCCAATAACTGAGTAATAATAGTCTACCGTTTCCATTCAATTCACCGTTTCCATAGCTGATTCAACTTAAAAAAGCTGCAAATTTTACATCTTGGTGTGTGGATTCATTCAAAGTATCACTTGATCTGCTTCAAcagattcgaaaatatttttatcatatATCTAATATATAACATTTTTCACATCGAAACGAGTGGAATTGAAAATATGTCCTAGCACATTTACataaaaaaactgaatttattccaagctAGAGACTGATTAACTTGGAGATTCTGGATGGTACTTTCACCACCTTATAAACACGTCGAATATCATCGATTATCGGGATATTCAATATGATCCGGCAACACCGTTTCCGGCTCTCTTCACTGGTAGGTACCAAAGATGAGAAGAAgctcatttttatgtttttgtCGAACCCTCATAATAACATGATATACCCACCAACCTTTCATATGATAATATCGGGGAAAAACAAGTCTGTTGTTTTTGTTCAGTAGGGCATTCCTTCTCGAGAGAATAGGTTTTCTTCGGAAACGGTTGAGTCAGATTTTAATTGGCCAATTAGAGGTAGATGATCACCCTCCTGGTCGGTCTTTGGAAGTTATGTCTTTGTACAACTGGTATTTCTCCTTCGGCATGTGTAGCTACTTTTTTTGTTATTGAGAACACAATTAAGGCATTCGAACTTTTTGCACCTATTGAACATATTTATAAgcatagagaaagggtctctgTTTATAAGTCTATGTTTGCACCAAACACAGTTGAATCTTCTTGTGAATTTAGACTATTATACAAGGcgagtctttgagtcgtacaaatatttgaagagaagattcttgaggtcaaaagaaacacttgtttcctttaccatttttttcgaatcggctcggtttaaaagatacggactgttcttcatattttctcgtataatgttgaaaaataaaatctgtgaaattcgaaaaaaaggtACTTTTacagaatgcaactctttttaaaagatgtGTAGTGTGACAATTTtagctatacttcattcaaattcattttagcagtcggttggccatgaaataattttctcaagtttttgtaactagaacgaagttaggttggcacacatgaaatgtcgttaatgtcataacgccgttgccacaactaatatcaatttttattacgaaaatgccgaaagtgattgaaaaaagaggcagggtttcaggaagtgctatttagaattcaggtccgctcattcaaatagttataccctgatattctaaaatccacaatacgtcagacggtagcgaacatattcaatgtaagagaatttatataatatttcatctgaatctgaacgacttatatatttcagctgaatatttccacaatcagaaagattgtgaatgaagaggataacaaagaatttccttctattgggagacccaaaaaagtggtggcatttgagaattttatgtttgagtgaattaatgcgaaataaagtttactacaggatttccgataaatgtcatcggagaataagttccctaaaatggatttttctatttttcatttgacttgtcctatacaatgtaaatgccttaaggtactaataaatacctaattattattattacatcaatgtattaagatgaatagccacaaatacgcgcaagttgccctgttacttgtttattcatgtgaaatttttgttcaaaggtgaagttcatcttgatttgtaacttcctttaattccttttactaatATTGATGGAAGATGAGTTTCGTTGAAGAATtgaacattcttgtaattatctgttattccttcgggagatacccattccctaccactgcatcatatgcatttcatcttctggttaatatttttgaaatctacaactgatgtaacgtattcaaactttagccaaagaagataacgaacaataactctcctcaagctagtgcatattatgatattacctatactgatcttttgtattttccatgcaaataactggatttggtatgctttcaatcagtttgtataaacttcaattatgttcgtcacatattttccgaagagattcgacattgtgataaaatacgtaataacagaaacttttacgtagaacgggcaacatagcgttgatttaaaagccaaaaatgttttgacaagcttcataaccccacattttcgtactatacagagtgaaatgtgtcaaatttccatggccaaccgactgctaaaataaaagtgaatgaagtatagttattCTGTATGTTATTTTGTTTTGCCAGGGGTGGCATACctcattaggaaaacttaaaattctatatctttttatcagggctgaattggaaaaagtggtatgggaaaaaagtgtttctcttagcctcaagaatctactgttaaaatattcgtacgagttcAATACTCACAATGTATATAATCATTAATGGAGACATTCTCCGTCTCTCTAGGGAGTTGACATTTTATTTTACCTTcactcacctgaagatgctattgtgatagcgaaacacgtgtcgttgTTTGACGACTCAAGTTACTCATAGTACTGTGTTTTTAGTTAAAGAATGGAGCAAATAAGATGAAAttttaattattatatcaattgaTTTTCTAAGGAAACTGCAATATTTCAAGAGGACTGTTGTATAAGATGTGCCACCCAGTAAGCATGTTCGCCTAAACGGCCTTTTGCATGCGGTAATTATATCGTCAATTACAATGTTTTATTCAACTGCCTTTAGAATGTATGAAGGTACCATGAAATGAAAAAGGCACTTTAACGTTGATGGATGGATGTAATCCACCGGATGGTGTTCTGAGTTGTCTTTTGTCTCGAAACAAGGACAGCAAGTAAATGCTTTCTCGGTTTATTACTCTCTAATAATAGCATGGATGGACTCCAGAGGGAATGACAAGGCTGAAGCAAGTGGACCAGTTATGTTCGAAATGTTTGTCTTCTCTCCTCGAGAGATGAAGAAAAACATAATGAAGCACTTGAGGGCTTCTTACATCACAATCGTCGTTTGTACACATTGGACCATAAATCGATAATACTTTACCGCGAGTGACCACAAAAACATCTAAAGTAGTAATCTCGGTAGAAATTAATCAGTTTCAATCTCCTTTCTGTTCGCAAACACAcagaaaataatttcgaaaacaatATTTCCTGGAAAAAGGTTCAtaaaagaaataaattgtaaTTTTCCAGGAGAGCGCTTCAAAGAATGTTACGAAGTTGTTGTCTATTGAAAGGTTATGGTGGCTCAAAAGATTCTACAAATGCGCAAAAAAGTTTTGTTTTGACACTGAACGTTCTCACTTTTCTGACGTTTCTTATAGACTTGtaagtagttggggagccccaGAGGTAAATTCAGAATttgctcgagcgtgtcagattgagatatatgtggtaaattacatgttgaaaagtatacattctttcaatctgacaatttaagggTGACATAAATGTGTAGGAGGGCGAGAAACTTCTGTACATTTtcaaaaggtcacaaaaatgagtttttttgaattatctcctttcctgaacttcaaatcgttttcgcgttcattatagaagttgtagagcataacattttctacaaatttcgttcGAAGCAATTTTTACTACTTTCAAACGTTCTCGAGCATATGGCGATGAATGGGATTTTATATTGACCTTATATGTAAGGCTAAGCCTCCCGCCCTCATCTTTTTCTAGCTCGacaacggttaagagtatgtgaaattgcttcagacaaaagttgtatagaattttattatctacaactttcatgatgaatataaaaacgattaggggtacaggaagggagatattttgaaaaaactgtCAAACTGTCGGACTAAGAAAACCCTTCCTGATTGATGTCAGATTAtgtaatgggtcaacacgtctgcaacaccgagatctGTATGAACACGTGACACGCTCGAGTGTGTACAAGTTGCGttttttctgcattttcaaagggcctctgtgaccttgcgtcaggTCTGatattgtcagtctcttgaaaagtgaGTCAATCGTATCGAAACAGAGACAAAACTACAATTTATTATGTGATAATCAAAGAAGAATAACAATGGCTCAATGTTTTCCCACATCGCAATAATCGCTTT comes from the Coccinella septempunctata chromosome 2, icCocSept1.1, whole genome shotgun sequence genome and includes:
- the LOC123306821 gene encoding putative cuticle collagen 99 isoform X1 is translated as MENEGIRNETREPSCNCKTNRGYIYLLTYTVLLILFSEIFLSIFVYALRTEISDDSKSYKEKYDVILQELSELKNQLAKYGENISEPAEKSRKTRGLSNTYGGYGEENEEDVLKTSNHTMDYSKICEIIQRNCNLRRFNGDGNYSGSYGYDSFHGAPGHQGPPGWPGPPGRPGRPGHDGLPGAPGPRGLPGIPSPPGDYWYSRRNENRTHRASGSKGEKGYVIMGSDGSPGPIGPPGYPGPPGPPGLPGVPGTHCFCGNEVLPRTMTNKGSYQYNDFGLKGWPSVVRSCLCKGAPGEPGEIGPVGAVGKSGLPGLKGVKGDAGIAGEKGEKGDKGLKGEIGPPAIPGMKGDSADLHRENLVEDVKGRSGTGFVPLLKK
- the LOC123306821 gene encoding putative cuticle collagen 99 isoform X2, encoding MENEGIRNETREPSCNCKTNRGYIYLLTYTVLLILFSEIFLSIFVYALRTEISDDSKSYKEKYDVILQELSELKNQLAKYGENISEPAEKSRKTRGLSNTYGGYGEENEEDVLKTSNHTMDYSKICEIIQRNCNLRRFNGDGNYSGSYGYDSFHGAPGHQGPPGWPGPPGRPGRPGHDGLPGAPGPRGLPGIPSPPGDYWYSRRNENRTHRASGSKGEKGYVIMGSDGSPGPIGPPGYPGPPGPPGLPGVPGTHCFCGNEVLPRTMTNKGSYQYNDFGLKGWPSVVRSCLCKGAPGEPGEIGPVGAVGKSGLPGLKGVKGDAGIAGEKGEKGDKGLKGEIGPPAIPDVKGRSGTGFVPLLKK